One part of the Arabidopsis thaliana chromosome 1 sequence genome encodes these proteins:
- a CDS encoding P-loop containing nucleoside triphosphate hydrolases superfamily protein produces the protein MTLIVELTELVYICEFAADIVFDYRQKATRSFEHLQGDYYIAPSFLDKVAVHIVKNYLAPSLNIKIPLILGIWGGKGQGKTFQTELIFKTMGVEPVIMSAGELESDRAGEPGRLIRDRYRTASQVIQNQGKMSVLMINDIDAGLGRFGETQMTVNNQIVVGTLMNLADNPTRVSVGQEWREADMVNRVPLIVTGNDFSTLYAPLIREGRMEKFYWQPTREDIVNIVSRMYEKDGISRKDVISIVDKFPNQALDFYGALRSRTYDRSILKWVDEAGGMETLGKVLLRRKKTQEVPQFTAPEQTVEALLESGYSLINEQKLIMETKLSKEYMKNMDD, from the exons ATGACTCTGATTGTGGAGTTGACAGAACTTGTGTATATCTGTGAATTTGCAGCTGATATTGTGTTTGATTACCGTCAGAAGGCGACGAGGTCCTTTGAACATCTTCAAGGAGATTATTACATTGCTCCATCGTTTCTG GATAAAGTTG CGGTCCACATTGTGAAGAACTACCTTGCTCCTtctctaaatataaaaatccCATTGATTTTAG GTATATGGGGAGGTAAAGGACAAGGCAAAACATTTCAGACTGAACttatattcaaaacaatgGGAGTTGAACCAGTTATAATGTCTGCAGGAGAGTTGGAATCTGATAGAGCTG GTGAACCGGGGAGACTCATACGTGACCGCTATCGAACAGCTTCACAAGTCATTCAGAATCAA GGAAAGATGAGTGTTCTCATGATCAATGATATTGATGCTGGCCTTGGTAGATTTG GGGAAACGCAAATGACAGTAAACAACCAGATAGTTGTTGGTACCCTGATGAATCTTGCGGATAATCCTACAAGGGTAAGTGTAGGACAAGAATGGAGAGAAGCTGACATGGTAAACAGAGTTCCTCTAATTGTCACAGGGAACGATTTCTCTACACTGTATGCTCCACTGATCCGTGAAGGAAGAATGGAGAAGTTCTACTG gcaGCCAACTCGTGAAGATATCGTAAACATTGTTAGCAGAATGTACGAGAAAGATGGTATATCGCGGAAAGATGTTATAAGCATTGTAGATAAGTTTCCAAATCAAG CACTTGACTTCTATGGAGCTTTGAGGTCACGCACATATGATAGGTCTATCCTCAAG TGGGTAGATGAAGCTGGAGGAATGGAGACTCTAGGGAAAGTTCTTCTCAGACGTAAAAAGACCCAAGAGGTTCCTCAATTCACTGCCCCTGAG CAAACGGTGGAAGCATTGCTGGAATCAGGGTACTCACTCATAAATGAACAGAAACTTATTATGGAAACAAAGCTTTCCAAGGAGTACATGAAGAACATGGACGATTGA
- a CDS encoding WD repeat protein (unknown protein; FUNCTIONS IN: molecular_function unknown; INVOLVED IN: biological_process unknown; EXPRESSED IN: 21 plant structures; EXPRESSED DURING: 12 growth stages.) has protein sequence MKIGAVQESWLIRTPVLRPAVQGSIRRNGKPQLEFPLSNRLSRCVVMAVQGGRGYESPWDEKPYETLPTGKRVYVDESDVVTFLDPPKELIPLDPASYNPAAYLWKKIEDIPEERRHHLLQLLEPRLDSYAKEVDMEKELRACTVFFMRVYVCRLISRAWEIASTRYEDPKLAKMTASKIFSAGNAEIPVEYFSCRTSQGPLIISWINFFKMALFRSYNGQIYGRVCGGPVVSTLANAFSPLYFEVTEAMEVMATEEPCDVACKFGDGLLAIEDYPQGFPRPAKHPYPFNDSVVIYIRHIGPGVCVGQAWQEGRELQQVPQRLCSDILMVKQYR, from the exons ATGAAGATAGGGGCGGTTCAGGAGAGTTGGCTTATACGGACTCCGGTACTTAGGCCGGCGGTTCAAGGCTCAATTCGCCGGAATGGAAAGCCGCAGCTTGAGTTTCCTCTCTCGAACA GGTTGTCTCGTTGTGTGGTTATGGCTGTTCAAGGAGGGAGAGGATATGAATCTCCATGGGATGAAAAACCCTATGAAACTCTTCCTACTGGTAAAAGGGTTTATGTTGATGAATCTGATGTTGTGACGTTTCTTGATCCCCCCAAGGAGTTGATTCCATTGGACCCTGCTTCATATAACCCGGCTGCTTATCTCTG GAAAAAGATTGAAGACATCCCCGAAGAGAGGCGCCACCATTTGCTGCAATTATTAGAGCCAAG ATTGGATTCATATGCCAAAGAAGTTGACATGGAAAAAGAACTTAGAGCATGTACAGTTTTCTTCATGAGAGTGTATGTATGCAGGCTTATATCTAGAGCATGGGAAATAGCAAGCACTCGGTATGAAGATCCAAAGTTAGCTAAAATGACTGCATCCAAGATATTCTCTGCTGGAAATGCGGAAATTCCAGTTGAATACTTCAGCTGCCGAACAAGTCAGG GTCCACTAATCATATCTTGGATAAATTTCTTCAAGATG GCTTTGTTTCGCTCCTACAACGGCCAAATCTATGGGCGAGTTTGTG GTGGACCGGTAGTTTCAACCCTTGCCAATGCTTTCAGTCCACTATACTTTGAGGTCACAGAAGCAATGGAAGTAATGGCCACAGAAGAACCCTGCGATGTAGCGTGCAAATTCGGCGATGGGCTTCTTGCTATTGAAGATTACCCACAAGGCTTCCCTCGACCAG CAAAACATCCTTATCCATTCAACGACAGTGTCGTCATTTACATACGGCACATCGGTCCAGGTGTATGCGTAGGACAGGCATGGCAAGAAGGTAGAGAACTGCAACAAGTTCCTCAACGATTATGCTCGGACATTCTTATGGTCAAACAATACAGATGA
- a CDS encoding WD repeat protein (unknown protein; Has 28 Blast hits to 28 proteins in 12 species: Archae - 0; Bacteria - 0; Metazoa - 0; Fungi - 0; Plants - 28; Viruses - 0; Other Eukaryotes - 0 (source: NCBI BLink).), which translates to MKIGAVQESWLIRTPVLRPAVQGSIRRNGKPQLEFPLSNRLSRCVVMAVQGGRGYESPWDEKPYETLPTGKRVYVDESDVVTFLDPPKELIPLDPASYNPAAYLWKKIEDIPEERRHHLLQLLEPRLISRAWEIASTRYEDPKLAKMTASKIFSAGNAEIPVEYFSCRTSQGPLIISWINFFKMALFRSYNGQIYGRVCGGPVVSTLANAFSPLYFEVTEAMEVMATEEPCDVACKFGDGLLAIEDYPQGFPRPAKHPYPFNDSVVIYIRHIGPGVCVGQAWQEGRELQQVPQRLCSDILMVKQYR; encoded by the exons ATGAAGATAGGGGCGGTTCAGGAGAGTTGGCTTATACGGACTCCGGTACTTAGGCCGGCGGTTCAAGGCTCAATTCGCCGGAATGGAAAGCCGCAGCTTGAGTTTCCTCTCTCGAACA GGTTGTCTCGTTGTGTGGTTATGGCTGTTCAAGGAGGGAGAGGATATGAATCTCCATGGGATGAAAAACCCTATGAAACTCTTCCTACTGGTAAAAGGGTTTATGTTGATGAATCTGATGTTGTGACGTTTCTTGATCCCCCCAAGGAGTTGATTCCATTGGACCCTGCTTCATATAACCCGGCTGCTTATCTCTG GAAAAAGATTGAAGACATCCCCGAAGAGAGGCGCCACCATTTGCTGCAATTATTAGAGCCAAG GCTTATATCTAGAGCATGGGAAATAGCAAGCACTCGGTATGAAGATCCAAAGTTAGCTAAAATGACTGCATCCAAGATATTCTCTGCTGGAAATGCGGAAATTCCAGTTGAATACTTCAGCTGCCGAACAAGTCAGG GTCCACTAATCATATCTTGGATAAATTTCTTCAAGATG GCTTTGTTTCGCTCCTACAACGGCCAAATCTATGGGCGAGTTTGTG GTGGACCGGTAGTTTCAACCCTTGCCAATGCTTTCAGTCCACTATACTTTGAGGTCACAGAAGCAATGGAAGTAATGGCCACAGAAGAACCCTGCGATGTAGCGTGCAAATTCGGCGATGGGCTTCTTGCTATTGAAGATTACCCACAAGGCTTCCCTCGACCAG CAAAACATCCTTATCCATTCAACGACAGTGTCGTCATTTACATACGGCACATCGGTCCAGGTGTATGCGTAGGACAGGCATGGCAAGAAGGTAGAGAACTGCAACAAGTTCCTCAACGATTATGCTCGGACATTCTTATGGTCAAACAATACAGATGA
- the SUVH3 gene encoding histone-lysine N-methyltransferase, H3 lysine-9 specific SUVH3-like protein (SU(VAR)3-9 homolog 3 (SUVH3); CONTAINS InterPro DOMAIN/s: SET domain (InterPro:IPR001214), SRA-YDG (InterPro:IPR003105), Pre-SET zinc-binding sub-group (InterPro:IPR003606), Pre-SET domain (InterPro:IPR007728), Post-SET domain (InterPro:IPR003616); BEST Arabidopsis thaliana protein match is: SU(VAR)3-9 homolog 1 (TAIR:AT5G04940.2); Has 4599 Blast hits to 4427 proteins in 402 species: Archae - 0; Bacteria - 285; Metazoa - 2284; Fungi - 494; Plants - 1115; Viruses - 0; Other Eukaryotes - 421 (source: NCBI BLink).): MQGVPGFNTVPNPNHYDKSIVLDIKPLRSLKPVFPNGNQGPPFVGCPPFGPSSSEYSSFFPFGAQQPTHDTPDLNQTQNTPIPSFVPPLRSYRTPTKTNGPSSSSGTKRGVGRPKGTTSVKKKEKKTVANEPNLDVQVVKKFSSDFDSGISAAEREDGNAYLVSSVLMRFDAVRRRLSQVEFTKSATSKAAGTLMSNGVRTNMKKRVGTVPGIEVGDIFFSRIEMCLVGLHMQTMAGIDYIISKAGSDEESLATSIVSSGRYEGEAQDPESLIYSGQGGNADKNRQASDQKLERGNLALENSLRKGNGVRVVRGEEDAASKTGKIYIYDGLYSISESWVEKGKSGCNTFKYKLVRQPGQPPAFGFWKSVQKWKEGLTTRPGLILPDLTSGAESKPVSLVNDVDEDKGPAYFTYTSSLKYSETFKLTQPVIGCSCSGSCSPGNHNCSCIRKNDGDLPYLNGVILVSRRPVIYECGPTCPCHASCKNRVIQTGLKSRLEVFKTRNRGWGLRSWDSLRAGSFICEYAGEVKDNGNLRGNQEEDAYVFDTSRVFNSFKWNYEPELVDEDPSTEVPEEFNLPSPLLISAKKFGNVARFMNHSCSPNVFWQPVIREGNGESVIHIAFFAMRHIPPMAELTYDYGISPTSEARDESLLHGQRTCLCGSEQCRGSFG; the protein is encoded by the coding sequence ATGCAAGGAGTTCCTGGATTTAATACTGTTCCAAATCCTAACCATTATGACAAATCAATAGTGTTAGATATTAAACCGTTGCGAAGTTTGAAACCTGTTTTTCCAAATGGTAATCAAGGTCCACCTTTTGTTGGTTGTCCACCTTTTGGTCCTTCCTCATCTGagtattcttctttcttcccaTTTGGAGCACAACAACCAACGCATGATACTCCAGATCTCAACCAAACTCAGAACACGCCTATTCCATCATTTGTTCCACCTCTTCGATCGTATAGAACACCTACTAAAACAAATGGCCCCAGCAGCTCCAGTGGAACTAAAAGAGGTGTTGGTCGACCTAAGGGAACTACTAgtgtgaagaaaaaagagaagaagactgtGGCCAATGAGCCTAACTTAGATGTTCAGGTAGTGAAAAAATTCAGTTCAGATTTTGACAGTGGGATCAGTGCAGCAGAGCGAGAAGATGGAAATGCGTACTTAGTAAGTAGTGTATTGATGCGTTTTGATGCAGTTAGGAGGCGGCTCAGCCAAGTAGAATTCACAAAGTCCGCTACTTCTAAAGCAGCAGGTACTCTGATGAGCAATGGGGTGCGGACaaacatgaagaagagagttggGACGGTTCCTGGAATTGAGGTTGGAGATATCTTCTTTTCCCGGATAGAGATGTGTTTAGTGGGTCTTCACATGCAGACTATGGCTGGCATTGACTATATAATTAGTAAGGCCGGTTCAGATGAAGAGTCTTTAGCAACTAGCATTGTTTCATCTGGACGTTATGAAGGTGAAGCTCAGGATCCTGAGTCATTAATTTACAGTGGACAAGGCGGCAATGCAGACAAGAACAGACAAGCATCTGATCAGAAGCTTGAAAGGGGTAATCTAGCATTAGAGAATAGCTTGAGGAAGGGAAATGGAGTAAGAGTCGTAAGAGGGGAGGAGGATGCAGCTTCGAAAACAGGAAAGATCTATATCTATGATGGGCTTTATTCGATCTCAGAGTCATGGGTAGAGAAAGGGAAATCTGGTTGCAACAcctttaaatataaattggTGAGACAACCTGGTCAACCACCTGCGTTTGGCTTTTGGAAATCTGTTCAGAAGTGGAAGGAAGGTTTGACTACAAGACCAGGCCTGATCCTTCCAGATCTCACCTCAGGAGCTGAAAGTAAACCTGTTTCACTTGTGAATGATGTTGATGAGGATAAAGGGCCTGCTTATTTTACCTATACCTCCTCTCTGAAATACTCAGAGACCTTTAAACTAACTCAGCCTGTAATTGGTTGTTCCTGCAGTGGTTCATGTTCACCAGGAAATCATAACTGCTCTTGTATCAGAAAAAATGATGGTGATCTCCCTTACCTTAATGGGGTTATACTCGTTTCCCGGAGGCCTGTGATATATGAATGTGGCCCAACGTGTCCTTGTCATGCCAGTtgcaaaaacagagtgattCAGACAGGACTGAAATCCCGCCTGGAAGTGTTTAAGACAAGAAACCGCGGTTGGGGTTTACGTTCGTGGGATTCCTTACGTGCTGGTTCTTTCATATGTGAATATGctggtgaagtcaaagacaATGGCAACCTTAGAGGAAACCAAGAAGAGGATGCGTATGTCTTTGACACATCGCGTGTTTTTAACTCGTTTAAGTGGAATTATGAGCCTGAGCTTGTAGATGAAGACCCTTCAACTGAAGTTCCCGAAGAGTTTAATCTCCCATCACCACTCCTAATCAGTGCCAAGAAATTTGGCAATGTAGCTCGGTTCATGAACCATAGTTGCTCTCCTAACGTTTTTTGGCAGCCAGTTATTCGTGAAGGAAACGGTGAATCAGTTATCCACATTGCTTTCTTTGCCATGCGTCATATCCCTCCTATGGCAGAATTGACATATGATTATGGGATTTCTCCTACATCCGAGGCCAGAGATGAGAGCCTTTTACATGGACAGAGGACATGTCTCTGTGGATCTGAGCAATGTCGTGGTTCATTCGGATGA
- the PEPR1 gene encoding PEP1 receptor 1 (PEP1 receptor 1 (PEPR1); FUNCTIONS IN: protein binding, protein serine/threonine kinase activity, kinase activity, ATP binding; INVOLVED IN: response to jasmonic acid stimulus, protein amino acid phosphorylation, transmembrane receptor protein tyrosine kinase signaling pathway, response to wounding, innate immune response; LOCATED IN: plasma membrane; EXPRESSED IN: 24 plant structures; EXPRESSED DURING: 13 growth stages; CONTAINS InterPro DOMAIN/s: Protein kinase, ATP binding site (InterPro:IPR017441), Protein kinase, catalytic domain (InterPro:IPR000719), Leucine-rich repeat-containing N-terminal domain, type 2 (InterPro:IPR013210), Leucine-rich repeat (InterPro:IPR001611), Serine/threonine-protein kinase-like domain (InterPro:IPR017442), Protein kinase-like domain (InterPro:IPR011009), Serine/threonine-protein kinase, active site (InterPro:IPR008271); BEST Arabidopsis thaliana protein match is: PEP1 receptor 2 (TAIR:AT1G17750.1); Has 241126 Blast hits to 137730 proteins in 4689 species: Archae - 172; Bacteria - 22281; Metazoa - 70921; Fungi - 11252; Plants - 107317; Viruses - 391; Other Eukaryotes - 28792 (source: NCBI BLink).) — protein MKNLGGLFKILLLFFCLFLSTHIISVSCLNSDGLTLLSLLKHLDRVPPQVTSTWKINASEATPCNWFGITCDDSKNVASLNFTRSRVSGQLGPEIGELKSLQILDLSTNNFSGTIPSTLGNCTKLATLDLSENGFSDKIPDTLDSLKRLEVLYLYINFLTGELPESLFRIPKLQVLYLDYNNLTGPIPQSIGDAKELVELSMYANQFSGNIPESIGNSSSLQILYLHRNKLVGSLPESLNLLGNLTTLFVGNNSLQGPVRFGSPNCKNLLTLDLSYNEFEGGVPPALGNCSSLDALVIVSGNLSGTIPSSLGMLKNLTILNLSENRLSGSIPAELGNCSSLNLLKLNDNQLVGGIPSALGKLRKLESLELFENRFSGEIPIEIWKSQSLTQLLVYQNNLTGELPVEMTEMKKLKIATLFNNSFYGAIPPGLGVNSSLEEVDFIGNKLTGEIPPNLCHGRKLRILNLGSNLLHGTIPASIGHCKTIRRFILRENNLSGLLPEFSQDHSLSFLDFNSNNFEGPIPGSLGSCKNLSSINLSRNRFTGQIPPQLGNLQNLGYMNLSRNLLEGSLPAQLSNCVSLERFDVGFNSLNGSVPSNFSNWKGLTTLVLSENRFSGGIPQFLPELKKLSTLQIARNAFGGEIPSSIGLIEDLIYDLDLSGNGLTGEIPAKLGDLIKLTRLNISNNNLTGSLSVLKGLTSLLHVDVSNNQFTGPIPDNLEGQLLSEPSSFSGNPNLCIPHSFSASNNSRSALKYCKDQSKSRKSGLSTWQIVLIAVLSSLLVLVVVLALVFICLRRRKGRPEKDAYVFTQEEGPSLLLNKVLAATDNLNEKYTIGRGAHGIVYRASLGSGKVYAVKRLVFASHIRANQSMMREIDTIGKVRHRNLIKLEGFWLRKDDGLMLYRYMPKGSLYDVLHGVSPKENVLDWSARYNVALGVAHGLAYLHYDCHPPIVHRDIKPENILMDSDLEPHIGDFGLARLLDDSTVSTATVTGTTGYIAPENAFKTVRGRESDVYSYGVVLLELVTRKRAVDKSFPESTDIVSWVRSALSSSNNNVEDMVTTIVDPILVDELLDSSLREQVMQVTELALSCTQQDPAMRPTMRDAVKLLEDVKHLARSCSSDSVR, from the exons ATGAAGAATCTTGGGGGGTTGTTCAAAATTCTTCTGCTTTTCTTCTGTCTCTTTCTATCGACCCACATAATTTCCGTTTCTTGTTTAAACTCAGATGGGCTAACTCTACTCTCTCTTCTGAAGCATTTGGATAGAGTACCACCACAAGTTACTTCGACATGGAAAATAAACGCATCTGAAGCAACTCCATGTAACTGGTTCGGTATCACTTGTGACGATTCTAAGAATGTTGCGTCTCTCAACTTCACTCGTTCTAGGGTTTCAGGTCAATTGGGTCCGGAAATTGGGGAGCTCAAAAGCTTGCAGATTTTGGATCTGAGTACTAACAATTTCTCCGGGACTATACCTTCCACTTTAGGAAACTGTACCAAACTCGCTACTCTAGATTTGTCTGAAAATGGATTCTCTGATAAGATCCCAGATACTCTCGATAGCTTGAAGAGGTTGGAGGTGCTTTATCTTTACATAAACTTCCTCACTGGTGAGTTACCTGAATCCTTGTTTCGAATTCCGAAGCTGCAGGTTTTATATCTTGACTATAACAATCTCACCGGTCCGATTCCTCAAAGTATTGGTGATGCTAAGGAGCTTGTGGAGCTGAGTATGTATGCGAATCAGTTCTCTGGTAACATCCCTGAGTCGATTGGGAATAGCAGTAGTCTGCAGATTCTTTATTTGCACAGGAACAAGTTAGTTGGTTCATTACCTGAAAGTCTCAATCTTTTGGGGAATCTCACTACTCTGTTTGTTGGTAACAACAGTCTACAAGGGCCGGTTCGTTTCGGATCACCTAATTGCAAGAATTTGTTGACTTTAGATTTGTCATACAATGAATTCGAAGGCGGTGTTCCACCTGCATTGGGAAATTGCAGTAGCCTTGACGCTTTAGTCATTGTGAGTGGTAACTTGTCAGGTACAATCCCTTCCTCATTGGGTATGTTGAAGAATCTCACAATTCTTAACCTTTCCGAGAATCGTCTCTCTGGGAGTATCCCCGCAGAGCTCGGGAACTGCAGTAGCTTGAACTTGTTGAAGCTGAACGATAACCAGCTTGTAGGCGGAATACCGAGTGCATTAGGTAAGCTGAGGAAGCTAGAAAGTCTGGAGCTTTTCGAAAACCGGTTTTCGGGTGAGATTCCTATTGAGATATGGAAGAGTCAGAGTCTTACGCAGTTGCTAGTTTATCAAAACAATCTCACTGGTGAACTACCTGTGGAAATGACtgagatgaagaagctaaagatcGCTACGCTGTTCAACAACAGCTTTTATGGAGCGATACCACCGGGTTTAGGTGTGAACAGCAGCTTAGAAGAGGTTGACTTTATTGGTAACAAACTTACAGGAGAGATACCGCCAAATCTATGCCATGGAAGGAAGTTGAGAATACTCAACTTGGGTTCTAATCTGCTTCATGGTACAATACCAGCTTCTATTGGTCACTGTAAGACCATCAGGAGATTCATCCTTAGAGAAAATAACCTTTCAGGTCTTCTTCCTGAGTTTTCTCAGGATCATagtctttcttttcttgatttcaatAGCAACAACTTCGAAGGACCAATCCCGGGCAGCCTCGGAAGCTGTAAGAATCTCTCGAGTATTAACCTATCTCGAAACAGATTCACGGGGCAGATACCTCCACAACTTGGGAATCTACAAAACCTTGGTTACATGAATCTTTCTCGTAATCTTCTTGAAGGGTCTCTACCAGCTCAGCTATCTAACTGTGTGAGTTTAGAGCGTTTTGATGTTGGCTTCAACTCATTAAACGGTTCAGTTCCTTCAAACTTTAGTAACTGGAAAGGCTTGACGACTTTAGTTCTCAGCGAGAACCGGTTTTCAGGAGGTATTCCACAGTTCTTGCCTGAGCTTAAGAAGCTGTCAACTCTGCAGATTGCTAGAAATGCTTTTGGTGGTGAGATTCCTTCGTCGATTGGGTTGATAGAGGATCTGATCTATGACTTGGACCTTAGTGGAAACGGATTGACAGGTGAAATTCCAGCCAAGTTGGGAGATCTCATCAAGTTAACAAGACTCAACATATCTAACAACAATTTGACAGGATCTTTATCGGTTCTCAAAGGTCTTACCTCATTGCTACATGTTGATGTCTCCAACAATCAGTTCACAGGTCCAATACCAGATAACTTGGAGGGTCAGTTGTTATCTGAGCCGTCGTCGTTTTCAGGAAATCCAAACCTCTGCATTCCACATTCCTTCTCTGCTAGCAACAATAGCCGCAGCGCGTTAAAGTACTGTAAAGATCAATCTAAAAGCAGGAAGAGTGGCCTTAGCACCTGGCAAATCGTGCTAATAGCGGTCTTATCGTCTTTATTAGTCTTGGTTGTGGTCCTTGCTCTTGTTTTCATTTGCCTACGTCGTCGCAAAGGAAGACCAGAGAAAGATGCTTATGTCTTCACTCAGGAGGAAGGCCCATCTTTGTTGTTGAACAAAGTTCTTGCAGCAACTGACAATCTAAATGAAAAGTACACCATTGGAAGAGGAGCTCATGGAATTGTGTACAGAGCTTCTTTAGGCTCCGGAAAGGTCTACGCTGTGAAGAGACTTGTATTCGCGTCTCACATCCGCGCTAACCAGAGTATGATGAGGGAGATTGATACAATCGGTAAAGTCAGGCACAGGAATCTGATTAAGTTAGAAGGGTTTTGGCTGAGGAAAGACGACGGTTTAATGCTGTATAGATACATGCCAAAAGGAAGTCTTTACGACGTTCTCCACGGTGTTAGCCCGAAAGAAAATGTGCTAGACTGGTCTGCACGGTACAATGTAGCACTTGGTGTCGCTCATGGACTAGCCTATCTACACTATGACTGCCATCCCCCGATTGTTCACCGTGACATCAAACCAGAGAACATACTCATGGACTCAGATTTGGAGCCTCACATTGGGGATTTCGGTTTGGCTCGCCTTCTTGATGACTCAACGGTTTCAACTGCAACTGTTACAGGCACCACCGGCTACATTGCACCAG AAAACGCTTTCAAAACCGTGAGGGGAAGAGAATCAGACGTTTACAGTTATGGAGTCGTGTTACTTGAGCTGGTTACGAGGAAGAGAGCGGTGGACAAATCTTTCCCGGAAAGTACAGATATAGTAAGCTGGGTGAGATCTGCCTtgagcagcagcaacaacaatgTGGAGGATATGGTAACAACAATCGTCGATCCGATTCTCGTGGACGAGCTTCTGGATTCGAGTCTTAGGGAGCAGGTGATGCAAGTGACGGAACTGGCACTGAGTTGTACACAGCAAGATCCGGCAATGAGACCAACGATGAGAGATGCGGTGAAACTGTTGGAAGATGTGAAACATCTGGCAAGAAGCTGCTCCTCTGATTCAGTTCGGTAA